A single window of Oxyura jamaicensis isolate SHBP4307 breed ruddy duck chromosome 3, BPBGC_Ojam_1.0, whole genome shotgun sequence DNA harbors:
- the FBXO9 gene encoding F-box only protein 9: MAEAEEDCHSDLVRTDDNERSGEANLQAELQMFRAQWMFELAPGVSSSGLETPPCRASPRGPGVRSADTRGKQEIAKEEKAKELFLKAVEEEQNGALYEAIKFYRLAMQLVPDIEFRITYTRSPDGDGVGKRCVEDNEEDGKMADLLSDFQQQLTLQDSSVKLCQPEFDVNQTHISALPLEVLMYIFRWVVSSDLDLRSLEQLSLVCRGFYICARDPEIWHQVCLKVWGRSCNKLVPYSSWREMFLERPRVRFDGVYISKTTYIRQGEQSLDGFYRAWHQVEYYRYLRFFPDGQVMMLTTPEDPQSIVPRLRTKNTRTDAILLGHYRLSQETDNQTKVFAVIMKKKEEKPIDYHKYRYFRRVPVQETDHSFHVGLQLCSSGRQRFNKLVWIHHSCHITYKSTGETAVTTFDIDKMYTPLFFARVKSFTAFSEKPL, encoded by the exons gcagaagctgaagaagaTTGTCACTCTGATTTGGTAAGAACTGATGACAATGAAAGATCTGGTGAAGCAAATCTTCAG GCAGAGCTCCAGATGTTCAGAGCTCAGTGGATGTTTGAGCTTGCCCCAGGTGTGAGTTCTAGTGGGTTGGAAACTCCGCCATGCAGAGCATCACCAAGAGGACCTGGAGTAAGGTCTGCAGATACCAGAGGGAAACAGGAGAtagcaaaagaggaaaag GCAAAAGAACTTTTCCTGAAGGCAGtagaagaagaacaaaatggGGCCCTTTATGAAG ccatCAAGTTTTATCGTTTAGCCATGCAGCTTGTACCTGACATAGAGTTTAGGATCACCTATACACGGTCCCCAGATGGTGATGGAGTTGGAAAGAGGTG TGTTGAGGATAACGAAGAGGATGGCAAAATGGCTGATCTCCTGTCAGATTTCCAGCAACAGTTAACTCTTCAGGACTCTTCCGTCAAACTTTGTCAGCCTGAGTTTGATGTTAACCAGACCCATATCTCAG CGTTGCCTTTGGAAGTACTAATGTACATTTTCCGATGGGTGGTTTCGAGTGACTTGGACCTAAGATCATTAGAGCAATTATCTCTTGTCTGCCGAGGATTTTACATTTGTGCCAG AGATCCTGAAATCTGGCACCAAGTCTGTTTGAAAGTCTGGGGCAGGAGTTGCAATAAACTTGTTCCATATTCCTCTTGGAGGgaaatgtttttggaaaggCCTCGCGTTCGATTTGATG GTGTGTACATCAGCAAGACAACGTACATACGCCAAGGAGAACAATCTCTTGATGGTTTCTATAGAGCATGGCACCAAGTGGAATATTACAG gTATTTGAGATTCTTTCCAGATGGTCAGGTAATGATGCTAACAACTCCTGAAGATCCTCAATCTATCGTTCCTCGCTTACGGACTAAAAATACAAG AACGGATGCAATCTTACTTGGCCATTATCGTCTTTCCCAGGAAACGGACAATCAAACCAAAGTATTTGCtgtaataatgaagaaaaaggaagag aaaCCAATTGACTACCACAAATACAGGTATTTCCGTCGTGTTCCTGTACAAGAAACAGATCACAGCTTTCATGTAGGACTGCAGTTGTGCTCCAGTGGGCGCCAGAGGTTCAACAAACTGGTTTGGATACATCATTCTTGTCACATAACTTACAA ATCGACTGGTGAGACAGCAGTTACTACTTTCGACATTGACAAGATGTACACCCCTTTGTTCTTTGCACGAGTGAAGAGttttactgcattttcagaaaagccGCTCTAA